TGTACTTGCTCCTCTCCATACTTGGCAGCGGTCTCAGCCTTGTTCATTCCAGTCAGTCCACCATAGTGACGCTCGTTCAGACGCCAGGTCTTGTGGATCGGGATGTTCTCTTGTCCAATTTCCTTCAGAATTGTAGCAAGAGTCACCTGGGCTCTGGTCAACTGAGAGGTATGGGCGACATCGAAGGTGTAACCAGCTTCTTTCAGTGCTTTACCTGCTGCAGCAGCTTCGCTTTTGCCTGGAAAATTTTGCTACATATAACAACGTGCACAAAGAACGCGTCAAAAGTAAATCAGTTGCCTAAAtacattaacattacattttCCAATGAATTTGCAAAACTGTTGGTAATCTTGATGCACACGTATTCATTCAAACTAATTCTACGATATTAGTCTCTAAGCGGCCACCGAATTCCCATACACTCATCCTGTCGTCATCACGACCGGCCTCCAGAAAGTGTGACCTTTTACCCTTGAAAGTTTCACGTATAGCAATCGCCGAACTAGCTAACGAAATTCTCACCTTTCTCGGACAGATTAGCGTCGTACCATCCGCAGAAGAGATTCTGCTGATTCCACTCGCTCTCGCCGTGGCGAACCATCACAATCCGGTACTTGGACATGTTTTTTCCTATTTTCCTCGGACTATACTCGCGTTATGTCACTCACGTCGTTGATCGGCCGCTGTCGACCTTGCAATTGCTGCTGCACGATGTGGCTAGAAAATCAAAGAGAAGAAAAGCGCTACGGTCGATACCGCCCCCTCCCACTCCTGACGTTCGCGAATTTCCCACTTGCGCAgttgctcgcgctcgcgcgagtgtagtttcaatttttttatcgcaCGATGATCGTCATAAGGAAATCgtagatatagatatatgtaCGAGTGTGTGAGCTATCAACACTACAACGGTGCAGAACATTCGAGGAAAATATGGAAATTGCGCGGAAGAATTGAACTGATTCAGAGGTACGCCTTTTTCTTAAAGTTTTCATACATAAATAATCAGAATCGGAATATTTATAAGTTCACGTGAAAATTCGTTATTGCCTTGAACTTTGGTCTCGTAAACTATAAAAACCCGAGCTGTTACGTTTTGTAAATATTACAAACATTTTGGCCAGTATGGCGTATATATGGCGGCGGTGAATCTTTATACCTATAGGATTATTGGAGTCCTAACCTCAATAGTTGGGATTGTTATTTAGCAGACGCGTATTAATAGCTTACGAAGTATCCCAGTAATTTGACATTGATTTCAAAAATAGTAGCTATGCTACAATGACAACAATACAAGCTGTCAAGCGATGCAAGAGAGTATTTTTTTAAGGTATGATTTAACGTAAATCATGGAACCAGTTAGTGTAGATGTAGTGGAAGTGGCTCAAACTGACAGTTCACCCAAAAAACAAGAAGATCCTTTTATTATAACAACGTCTAATTGGAAAATCGCTAATGACAAAAGTTTCGATGATTGTATCTCCACTGTCTCGTTATCGCAGGCCCCAGAAAAGTAtctatacaaaaaatttgtttaaatatttttcaaaaatttgtctTGCGATTAATGAAGTTTATTTTGCAGCACCAATCTTGAAGACGTAGTATCTTTGGATACTTGTGTAGCTCTGCAATCTGAACCTTGTGGAGAATCATGCAAGCTAGAATTCAAGAttacaaataaacaaaaaatagcaCGCATTGCTGTTGTCTCTGAAGCATCTGTTTTGGAATTTTTTAAGCAGTCTGGGGAATACGCAACTACTGCTTTTGCAGAGTTTGTTGACGAGTTTCAAGATCATGCGGTTTACTTTGCAGAAGCAAAGATACAGCCTCCATCCACAGAAGCCAGCATAAAAGTAAAtccttataaattatattttgattcATAACAGTTTGCTATTATTTAAGAaggtaattaattaattctaaTGTATATGACATAATTGTAGTTTACACGCACAAAAAACAAAGGCCCATCAATGTGGATTTATGGAATCAAACTTATTCTAACTGAACCAATATCAGATATCCCTAAAACTACGTATGATTTAGATATACTGAatagttttataattaatgGCAATCAAGAGAAACCTGAAAGGGCCGAGATGGCAAAGAGGGTTTTAGAGTCCTTTGCTGCAAATGACCAAGACCTTGTTGGAGATATAAATACATGTATGCAGCAGTTTGTAGCAATGAATTTTGGCTCGCATAGGTTTAAAGGCAACAATAAAAGCAATGAAGTTAACAAAGTGAACAGTGCACATATAAATACAGAATGTATCGGTGATTCTAAATCTCAGCATCCATTTGATTTAAAGACttatatagataataaatttGCTACTTTGGAAAAAAGATTGATGGAGAGAATAGAAGTAATGGATCAAAAAATGAACCAAAAACTCgatgcaatttttaaaaaatttgaactaAACGTTATTGacaaagaataaaatttattgttttttaaaggtagctttctttttttaaatattgtgtGTGAATTAATGAATGTGCTAATTTTTTGATGtaaagtataattttttatagatataaaaataaatgtttacattggtttaagattgattcaacatttttttcttcatttacGATATTTTACgtagaaaatttaaaacatgagaataatttatttagaaaaaggTGACAGATAATTTCTGGCCTTATACTTATGTATCTTATATCTATAcagacttattattttataacattGCTAAGATTGAACGTCATCTTTATTTTCCTCTTCATCATTTTTTGGATCCCAGGTATGAAGCTGTTTGCGCCACAGTTTAACCATGCCGTCCCAACCTCGTCTGCTgtatttcaaatacattggggGTGTTCGTGGGTGATCCTTAGAGCGTTTATCCCTGTAAAATgcagaaatatttttagattaaataaaatttttaatactggAAATTTAAATCTGTGATAGCAAAAATTGGACTCACTTTGGAACTTCCTGAGTGTATCGGTCATAGCCTATGGTATTTTTTCCATAATCAATATCTTTCTGCCTGCGAGCTAGCACCAGAGGATCAGTCTCATACTCTGTATTCTTCTTGCTGTTGGTTGACATTGTGCTAGAGCTCGAATTACTATTTCGCCTATTTCTAGTAACTTGGTGCTCTTCTTCatcctctccttctctctgtctctttcttACTGGAGAAGTGTTTCCACTATCATTTTCAGCATCCATTTTGTCTTTTATCTTCTTTTCTACAAAACTCTCCTCCTTTATTTCTCCCTCTTCTAGTTTTGAAGAGTTGTGGTCAAGCAGTGATCTATCATTCTCAATTTTCGCATTTGCTGACAGATCCAATTTTCCACCTGTTGTGGACAAATTGAGTCTTCCGTTTGATAAATCAGAATTACTGGTATCTGATGATTCCATGTCGCACCATGGAATGCTCACCGTCTTTGGATCTTTTATGCTTAATTGTTCTTTTGAGTCTTCGACCTCATCCTCATCATCATCAGTTTTTATTTCTAGATTTCTACTACAACTAATCGCCTCATTTAGTAGTGCATCCTCTTCATCGTCTAGATTTGAATAAGGCTTTGTTTCTTCTCTAGCCACCACAGACATTGTAAACGTTTATGTATAGTCTGAAACACAAAAGTTAGTTTTTAAGTAATTGAaacatttattattgtaaGCCTATCACTTTGAAATTTACGCAAAAATTAATTCGGCTTCGAGAATTTCATTGAGAAATACAACGTGATTTTAGTATACTATTTAGTATGGTACATAGCTTGTTTTCTCAAAGAAACAGATAAACAGCATTCTATACATGGCGTCATAACCTACACATTTCACTACTTACACAAAAGcttgatttccaacaaaaatacgTGACGAATCTTGGATATTTATGAGAGCAAACGTTTCTTAGTAGCTACTTAGTACCGACGCATACTTTAGGAACAAGaataattgataaataattataaaataaggaAATAACACGAGCCGATCACAGAAACAATCTTCACTCTTCACGCACTCCCACAATTTTCTCGAGTTTGGCATCGCGCGCTTTTTCAATCAATCGCGGTGCAAAGCGCGCCCTTTTCAAGATGTCAGGTGTCAGCTAAGATGGAGTTTGTAAGGAATACTCCTCGATTTATTTcgaacaataaataataaattaatttaagtGAATAACCtgtagaaaattattattttttattctagaTAACCGAACTTTGGTAATACTTAATTTAGAGCTCGGGTtatgttattgttttaatgcCGTTTCGGCGAATTCAAACGCGCACTTTTCGAGTGTCACCGCGCCCTCTTCAAGACTGAATCTCAAGCAGCAGATATGTAAACATTCCTCAGAGGCCGCGCAGGACTCGGCATACgagtaataattttttatttttataaacacaCGCGTACGCGATGGCTACTGGTAAGTGttcaataatatttacaatccATTAAGTATTGTGTAAACATTGAAACTATTTATAGTCTGTCATGATTCAGCAAACAAATATCTAACCTAACATTAGTAGTTAACCTAGACATTAAAATGAGactaataaatatttgtttgatTGAAGACATGCATGTAATATTTATCTGACTATGGTCGTACGTTACAGATGATAATATTGTTAAAAGTTTATCTGATCGATtgttatgaattttaatctgTACGTATTAAATTTCAGAAATCGATAGGAGTCTCCTTGTCATCATTTTGGACATAAATCCAATGCAAAAACTTGTTAAACAAGTTTTGACACAATGTCTGGATTCAACGATAGTTTTTTCAAATGCACATTTGATGCAAACTGCAGGTAATAGCCTAGCGATAATGGCTTGCCACAGCCAAGGTGCACAGTTCTTGTACCCACAAGAAAAAATGCCTGATGTAAGGCAATTTGATGGACAATACGAAAAATTTACTCAGCTAGAGCGCACAGTTCGGCAACAGATTCACGAAATGGTTGGAGAAATGTCCATGGATAGGAAGGGCAATGAAGAGAGTTTGATATCTGGTGCCTTATCGATGGCTTTGTGCTATATAGCGAGgatggagagagaaaagtatgCTGGAGAACATTTACATCCAAGAATCCTAGTCATTACTGCTAGTCACGATTCAGCAACGCAATATATGAACtacatgaatatttttttcactgcTCAAAAAATGgtttgtacaaaaataatgaattacCAAGAACTATGAGTATTCAAAGATCAGTTCATAAATgctattcttttttatttcagggTGTGATGCTAGACGTTTGCAGTTTAGACCACGAACTTACGCTGCTTCAACAAGGTTGTGATTTAACTGGTGGAAACTACCTCAAAATTCCACAACAGAGTGGACAGCCTCCATTAGCTGGATTGCTTCAGTATTTATTGGTACACGACAATATTATTGAGGCTTTTATTTGTCTGATTGGATTGCATAGTCTAATCCAATTAACTTTCACGTTTTAGTGGGTTTTTCTGCCAGATCCTGCTGTCAGGTCAAAGCTGGTATTACCACCACCAGTCAAAGTGGACTATCGAGCCGCTTGTTTTTGTCATCAGGAATTAGTCGATACCGGTTTCGTCTGTTCAGTCTGTCTGTCTAGTAAGTTATTTTCATATTTGATTTTTCACACTTCACATTCATACTAattttatgtataattttaCTTTCTTTCAGTTTTCTGCAAATTCAGTCCAATCTGCACCACTTGCCAGTGAGTACACATACACAGTCTGATTATAGTATGTCTTGATCTTTGAAACTCATAATTGTATTTCTGTTTTAGTACCGTCTTCAAAAATCCAGCTCCGATTTCAATGAAgctaaagaagaaaaagaaaaacgtcgATCTCGGGCATTGAAACGTAGCTTAGGTTGTtagtttaaatttatattttgttatacCAATCTAGGTATAAATTGAAAACGTAATTTCTTACTTGCCTACTTCGACTATTACGCTATTTCATCTACTATTTCATATTGTAAATACGTGCATCTACTTTCTCACGAAGAGCATCGACCATTTTCTACGATCAGTTGAATAAAagctattttttataaaattaacgCCAGTTCGTCTCTCAGAAAATTTCAGCCATCAAAAAATCTCATTGGAAACACCGCTCTAATTTTCCACGAAAGCAGCTATTTACCCGCGACTTCTTTGTGCAAATAACGATCATTCACTCCGAATGCAAGAGCCGCAGTCTATTCACTccaataaattaaaatgaaaaaaaaagagccaaCGACTCGGCGAACAATAATCATCTGGCTGAAAacgacgagcgcgcgcgcgcggtagtGGCAGGCCAACGTTTCGCCGCAAGGGAAAGGCCCCCGCTCGCTATATACACGGCCTTTCATTATCGTAATGCAAACAGACAAAAAAGGTATACGCGCGCTCGCcgccctcgctcgctctttttctctgCCGCTTCACGTGTAGCTTCTCGCAGACGGTCGCTTGCATCGAGCgatatgtgtatatacgtgtgcAGAACTTTTTGCTCCGAgggtttttcgaaaaaatttcgATCAGCTGGAATTACTCGTTGTTGCAGCGCGAAACTTTGATCAAAGGATGCTGCtagcaattttattttttttaaatatttctaaaaatatctttatttataatttcaacGCAAGTAATCAGATACAAATAGCCAACTAACTGTGGAAACacaaaacttttaaaatttttttttattctcgctcGAAATTTCCTCCATAACAGTCGCACAGTTATTATACGTACGCGTATAGATCCCTGGAGCGCGTACGCATACACGTCTCTGTCTCTGCGACACGGCAACAGCCTTGTCAAAATTGCAGATGTTGGCACAAGGTGACTAGCTAAGCGCGCGTTCGCTGCGTATCGAAATCCCTCCTGCAGCCGCGGGAGCGAATCGTATAATCTTTGTACCTCCACGTGCATAAGCGATGATTTATGTACACAGGGCCGAGGCGACGAGATGCAGTTGTGTACAGCGAGCGCCCGTCGAGCCATACGAAAGTTATAAGCGCCAATTCGAAAGTTATAATGTGGATTATGTATACGAAGCTGCTACTCTGTCGCTACTGCAGGAGCGATTAAATTTTTAGAGTTGCGATGGTGGCATCGTATATGCATGATTTTTACATGCGCGTAAGGTGATGTAAGTTTACGGCGGTGCGCTTCAGGCGTTGGGTGTCGAGTTGTTGTAGAATAAGGTTGGACAGGGCTGCGCGAGGATATAGAAGTTGCATCGGGGTGTAGGTGGTATagatgttgaaaattttctccAATATTGTAAAGACCTATttcatttactttattttatttcgtttATTTGCGAAACGCTCGAATAGCATAACGATGCAATGATTTCATTAGGAGTGAAGATAAGATGCGCTGAATTTTCAAAGCGGCGTCGAGGTTCATTTGCGAATATAAGCTCTTGATGATGAATCCGCCGTAAAATGAAATTTATGATTGCGGCGTTTCGGAGCAATCGTCACgacggaaaaaaattattgatgcTCGCGGAAAGTTTGTCGGGTATCGAATGAATCAGGAGCGAAAGAAGTGGgaaataaaattcaagaaaTTAACATCGGAAGGTGGATGAGGAATTATTTTCTCGTCTAAGCGAGTTAAATCTTAATGCAGCTTTTAGCGGAATATACAGTTGGCACGGGCTCAGTTTCTGGATATTATAGCCGCTGGAGCAACGGACCACGAATGACTTTATCGCTCATTGTTATTTTCTGTCCCCTTTTCTTTACTTAACAGATACTTCCTTGCTTACTTACTACGCGGCTAACCGTTtcaatttgtaaaaattttcattacaaTTTAAGGCCCGCTCAGTCCACGTTAAACCCATACGAAATTTAAGCTGGATTAATTTTCTGATATTCATCGTTGTACATTCACATTCTCGAGAGCCTCGTATCGCAGTCGATGAAAAATGCGACGCAATTCGCGTATACGATATAGCACTGGACAACCTTAACTCCCCGCTCGAAATAAATCCGTTCGCTTATTATTCAAGCTTCTTAAGCCATAAATTTCTTTAATGTATCGAAAATCGCGGGGCTCGTACCCCAGCCCTCGACCCACATCGTCGCATGCGTCGCTTGATTAAAGATTCACGGGATGGAGGATTTCAGTGACAACGGGACGTTTTATGGCTCCCGATACGAGCGAGTTACCCATCTTATGTATGCACTAAGCCACTGGGGAAGATGATTAAGAAGAGTTTTACGAGCTTGTCGGTACCATGGATGTGATGCGCGACGAGTCGCTCGTGTTTGGCTTGATGAGTTATGTCTGCGCACGATGACAAgtgggaaaaatgccattttcgaGTAGAATCTGCACTCCTTTTGAGATGCTTTAAGATAAGagaattgtttattttcgttttggtttatttattgttttaaattgttGTACAATCGTAAACGAGATATCAGGGTTTACAATTTATACTTTAAACTTGTAAGGCAGTGGAAATGTACGAGA
The sequence above is drawn from the Nasonia vitripennis strain AsymCx chromosome 4, Nvit_psr_1.1, whole genome shotgun sequence genome and encodes:
- the LOC100679333 gene encoding uncharacterized protein LOC100679333 produces the protein MEPVSVDVVEVAQTDSSPKKQEDPFIITTSNWKIANDKSFDDCISTVSLSQAPENTNLEDVVSLDTCVALQSEPCGESCKLEFKITNKQKIARIAVVSEASVLEFFKQSGEYATTAFAEFVDEFQDHAVYFAEAKIQPPSTEASIKFTRTKNKGPSMWIYGIKLILTEPISDIPKTTYDLDILNSFIINGNQEKPERAEMAKRVLESFAANDQDLVGDINTCMQQFVAMNFGSHRFKGNNKSNEVNKVNSAHINTECIGDSKSQHPFDLKTYIDNKFATLEKRLMERIEVMDQKMNQKLDAIFKKFELNVIDKE
- the LOC100118716 gene encoding histone RNA hairpin-binding protein; protein product: MSVVAREETKPYSNLDDEEDALLNEAISCSRNLEIKTDDDEDEVEDSKEQLSIKDPKTVSIPWCDMESSDTSNSDLSNGRLNLSTTGGKLDLSANAKIENDRSLLDHNSSKLEEGEIKEESFVEKKIKDKMDAENDSGNTSPVRKRQREGEDEEEHQVTRNRRNSNSSSSTMSTNSKKNTEYETDPLVLARRQKDIDYGKNTIGYDRYTQEVPKDKRSKDHPRTPPMYLKYSRRGWDGMVKLWRKQLHTWDPKNDEEENKDDVQS
- the LOC100113901 gene encoding general transcription factor IIH subunit 3 isoform X1; this encodes MATEIDRSLLVIILDINPMQKLVKQVLTQCLDSTIVFSNAHLMQTAGNSLAIMACHSQGAQFLYPQEKMPDVRQFDGQYEKFTQLERTVRQQIHEMVGEMSMDRKGNEESLISGALSMALCYIARMEREKYAGEHLHPRILVITASHDSATQYMNYMNIFFTAQKMGVMLDVCSLDHELTLLQQGCDLTGGNYLKIPQQSGQPPLAGLLQYLLWVFLPDPAVRSKLVLPPPVKVDYRAACFCHQELVDTGFVCSVCLSIFCKFSPICTTCHTVFKNPAPISMKLKKKKKNVDLGH
- the LOC100113901 gene encoding general transcription factor IIH subunit 3 isoform X2 — encoded protein: MQKLVKQVLTQCLDSTIVFSNAHLMQTAGNSLAIMACHSQGAQFLYPQEKMPDVRQFDGQYEKFTQLERTVRQQIHEMVGEMSMDRKGNEESLISGALSMALCYIARMEREKYAGEHLHPRILVITASHDSATQYMNYMNIFFTAQKMGVMLDVCSLDHELTLLQQGCDLTGGNYLKIPQQSGQPPLAGLLQYLLWVFLPDPAVRSKLVLPPPVKVDYRAACFCHQELVDTGFVCSVCLSIFCKFSPICTTCHTVFKNPAPISMKLKKKKKNVDLGH